CGAGGGAAGGCAACGGCAGATTCTGAACAATGCCAATGAGTCCATAGTGGTGGTTCAGGACGGGAAGATCGTCTTCGCCAACCGAAGGACCTTGGAGTTGGGCGGGTTCTCCGAAGAAGAGATGCGGGGGCAGTCCTTCATGGATTTCCTCTGTCCCGAAGACCGAGAAATGATGATGAGGCGCTATGTCAAGAGAGTCGGCGGCAAGGAGTACCCTTCATCATTCCAATTCAAGGGGATTGGCAGAGATGGCGCTGTCAGATGGGTCGAGCTTCGGGAGACATCTTTCGCGTGGGAGGGGAAGCCGGCCCTCCTCTGTCTCCTGAACGATATCACCGAGCACAGGAAGGCTGCCGAGGAGCTTGCGGCCAGCGAGAGACGCTACCGCCTGCTTGCTGACAATGTGTCAGACGTCATCTGGGTCACTGATCTTCAATGGAAGCCGACCTATTACAACCCCTCGGTCACCCACTTGTTGGGCTACAGCGTTGAAGAGGCCATGGCCGGCGCAGTGAGGAGGACACCTTCTTCGCTTCAAATGGCGACGGAAACTTTTCGGGAGGCACTTGCCAGAGAGGAGGAGCAGCCGGGAAGCGCTTCAGGCTCGCCGATGATGGAGCTGGAGTTCATTGACAAGAAGGACTCCATAGTCTGGGCAGAGACCACGGTGAGTTTCCTGCGGGATTCGAAGGGACATCCGTATGCAGTCCTGGGCATACTTCATGACGTCAGCGAGCGCAGGAAGTCGGAAGAGGCTCTCAGGAGGAGTGAGGAGCGATTCCGGGCCCTTATCGAAAATGCCAGCGACGCCATTGCGGTGCTGAGTGCCGAAGGCGAGATCGTGTATGAGAGCCCCAATTCTCAAAGGGCTGTTGAACAGAAGATGAGCGGCGTGTTTGGACCCGGGGTGATGGAGGTCATTCATCCAGACGATGTCCGGAAGATCGTCGATCTGTTTGAATGGGTGAGGGACCACCCTGGAGAGAGTGTGGGGACAGAGGTGCGCTTCAGGCACAAGGATGGCTCCTGGCACACGGCCGAAGGAACTGCCCGCAATCTGCTCCACGATCCCAGGCTGAACGGTATCGTCATAAACTACCGCAACATCACTGAAAAGAGGAGGGCCGAGGAAGCGCTCAGAGATAGCGAGAAACGCTACCGTCTGCTGGCCGAGAACGTGGCAGATGTTATCTTTGTCCTAGATATGAACCTGAGGCCAACCTACTTCAGTCCTTCTGCTACCCGCATGTCGGG
The DNA window shown above is from Chloroflexota bacterium and carries:
- a CDS encoding PAS domain S-box protein, which encodes MKRRPEDKPTRRLRVATSRTLFDSMIEGALFIHPSTGKVVLANRAAAAMFGFGSPEEMVGLDPLDYIPAEDKGRIAGIMAGYFIEGDLQKTMDVKALAKDGREVWVTAVGIRTEHEEETAGLILMKDITAQKAAEKALAETEGRQRQILNNANESIVVVQDGKIVFANRRTLELGGFSEEEMRGQSFMDFLCPEDREMMMRRYVKRVGGKEYPSSFQFKGIGRDGAVRWVELRETSFAWEGKPALLCLLNDITEHRKAAEELAASERRYRLLADNVSDVIWVTDLQWKPTYYNPSVTHLLGYSVEEAMAGAVRRTPSSLQMATETFREALAREEEQPGSASGSPMMELEFIDKKDSIVWAETTVSFLRDSKGHPYAVLGILHDVSERRKSEEALRRSEERFRALIENASDAIAVLSAEGEIVYESPNSQRAVEQKMSGVFGPGVMEVIHPDDVRKIVDLFEWVRDHPGESVGTEVRFRHKDGSWHTAEGTARNLLHDPRLNGIVINYRNITEKRRAEEALRDSEKRYRLLAENVADVIFVLDMNLRPTYFSPSATRMSGYSIEEIMAGPLEARMTARSFEVAMQILADAIADEKRRPGSETSRSLELELKHKDGSTRPTDTTVSFLRDSEGQPVGIVGILHDITEKRKAEEALRDSEK